One genomic window of Azospirillum thermophilum includes the following:
- a CDS encoding GNA1162 family protein: protein MASVERDYGMRKTAGGTVRGLALAAVLGATLAGCSYGRVNSRDYAQPTAAQALPAGSTIAVLPFENLTNHANAGLVAGDLVSTELYTLGLFRVSEASRVRNHLASAKLDAEKLSDGATAQEIGRALGVDAVLVGSVSEYGYQHGLREEPVVGLNARIVSTRDGAVLWASSQSEAGRGYFSRDSVNNVAQRVVTRMLSGLKDGFSPAVSESARPAAGG from the coding sequence ATGGCATCGGTGGAGCGGGATTACGGCATGCGCAAGACGGCTGGAGGGACGGTACGGGGGCTGGCCTTGGCGGCGGTGCTGGGGGCGACGCTGGCGGGCTGCAGCTATGGCCGGGTGAACAGTCGCGACTATGCCCAGCCCACGGCGGCGCAGGCCCTGCCGGCCGGCTCGACCATCGCCGTGCTGCCCTTCGAGAATCTCACCAACCACGCCAATGCCGGCCTGGTCGCCGGCGATCTCGTCTCGACCGAGCTCTACACCCTCGGCCTGTTCCGGGTAAGCGAGGCCAGCCGGGTACGCAATCATCTGGCGTCCGCCAAGCTGGACGCCGAGAAGCTGAGCGACGGCGCCACCGCCCAGGAGATCGGGCGAGCGCTGGGGGTGGATGCGGTGCTGGTCGGCAGCGTGTCGGAGTACGGCTACCAGCATGGGCTGCGGGAAGAGCCGGTGGTCGGGTTGAACGCGCGGATCGTCTCCACCCGGGACGGCGCGGTGCTCTGGGCCTCCAGCCAGTCGGAGGCCGGGCGCGGCTACTTCAGCCGCGACAGCGTCAACAATGTGGCCCAGCGCGTGGTGACGCGGATGCTGAGCGGCCTGAAGGATGGGTTCTCACCCGCGGTTTCCGAATCCGCACGGCCGGCGGCCGGCGGTTGA
- a CDS encoding tetratricopeptide repeat protein, translating into MCGPIWRNLLRVLLLAAALTLATPAAAQAPSARIDLARDAAGASLALGWPVPVVTEVRQEGRELSLAFSRPLGTPPLESIPERLQGWVDNVLYGYDSLLLVLAEGVSAEVLRNGNGLRIAFSPDRRSRRTEETEAAERAAQRRIDYFTAVTLMDSGEVRQARGLLAGLLARDPADAQSTALLAQAEERLGRWRQAMRLYDRGLELTPDEPSLVAGKARLLHDRGDRLQVDHDLFRVRNADVQRVTRISGVTDLGRAIGGAGSSLLYSLEDRQVDVDVVQRLDGAPAPLHGSRRRAELTLLHDWPELEQSRVSLFLARGTAGAGYSHGWRHEDSETRTGIAWNEPSFAFLEGLVGGGRRDRLFLQHEERLSPRWIVTVGAGYNRYGLAGARDLARSATVEGSVRYILNQEGPLASVAYLLDAEYVGRRAERLNDQGAAFAPLPAATREVHGLQIAIDDQLTDYVRYAVQLGYAYDRRGKSGPQGAVSLGWEPNDNLEVGLRASHAQSTARGTANAVDAAGGYLIWRY; encoded by the coding sequence ATGTGTGGTCCGATCTGGAGAAACCTGCTTAGGGTCCTGCTCCTCGCCGCAGCGCTGACGCTCGCCACGCCGGCGGCGGCCCAGGCGCCGTCCGCCAGAATCGACCTTGCGCGTGATGCGGCGGGCGCTTCCCTGGCGTTGGGCTGGCCGGTTCCGGTGGTCACCGAGGTGCGGCAGGAGGGTCGGGAGCTGTCGCTGGCCTTCAGCCGCCCGCTCGGCACCCCACCGCTGGAGAGCATCCCGGAGCGGCTGCAGGGCTGGGTCGACAACGTCCTCTACGGCTATGACAGCCTGCTGCTGGTGCTGGCCGAGGGAGTGTCGGCGGAGGTCTTGCGGAACGGCAATGGCCTGCGCATCGCCTTCTCACCCGACCGCCGGTCCCGCCGCACGGAGGAGACCGAGGCTGCCGAGCGCGCCGCCCAGCGCCGCATCGACTACTTCACCGCCGTCACCCTGATGGACTCCGGAGAGGTGCGGCAGGCGCGCGGCCTCCTGGCCGGTCTGCTGGCCCGCGATCCGGCCGATGCCCAATCCACCGCCCTGCTGGCCCAGGCGGAGGAGCGGCTCGGCCGCTGGCGGCAGGCGATGCGGCTCTATGATCGCGGGCTGGAGCTGACGCCGGACGAGCCGTCGCTGGTGGCGGGCAAGGCCCGGCTGCTCCATGATCGGGGCGACCGGCTGCAGGTCGACCACGACCTGTTCCGGGTGCGCAACGCCGACGTCCAGCGCGTGACCAGGATCAGCGGCGTGACAGACCTCGGCCGGGCCATCGGCGGAGCGGGCAGCAGCCTGCTCTATTCGCTGGAGGACCGGCAGGTCGACGTGGACGTCGTGCAGCGGCTGGACGGCGCTCCGGCGCCCTTACACGGCAGCCGGCGGCGGGCCGAGCTGACGCTGCTGCACGACTGGCCGGAACTGGAGCAGTCGCGCGTGTCGCTGTTCCTGGCACGCGGCACCGCCGGCGCCGGCTACAGCCATGGCTGGCGCCATGAGGATTCGGAGACGCGGACCGGGATCGCCTGGAACGAGCCCAGCTTCGCCTTCCTGGAGGGGCTGGTCGGCGGCGGCCGGCGCGACCGGCTGTTCCTCCAGCATGAGGAGAGGCTGTCGCCCCGCTGGATCGTCACCGTGGGCGCCGGCTACAACCGGTACGGCCTTGCCGGGGCACGTGATCTGGCGCGCTCGGCGACGGTCGAGGGCTCGGTGCGCTACATCCTGAACCAGGAGGGCCCTCTGGCCAGCGTCGCCTATCTGCTGGATGCCGAGTATGTCGGGCGCCGGGCCGAGCGTCTGAACGACCAGGGCGCCGCCTTCGCCCCGCTGCCCGCCGCGACGCGGGAGGTGCATGGGCTGCAGATCGCCATCGACGACCAGTTGACCGACTATGTCCGCTATGCTGTCCAACTCGGCTACGCCTATGACCGTCGCGGCAAGAGCGGTCCGCAGGGCGCCGTCAGCCTGGGCTGGGAGCCGAACGACAATCTGGAGGTCGGTCTGCGGGCCAGCCATGCGCAGTCGACAGCGCGCGGTACGGCGAACGCGGTCGATGCGGCCGGCGGCTATCTGATCTGGCGCTATTAA